A single Mercenaria mercenaria strain notata chromosome 9, MADL_Memer_1, whole genome shotgun sequence DNA region contains:
- the LOC123562353 gene encoding potassium voltage-gated channel protein Shaw-like — translation MEKLCNLSRREIVRINVGGTVFQCCADILKTFPESFLASLEKQMPNHDNSEYIFDRNPLMFAYILDSFRKGSVHLPKDICGTTFMEELEFWEVSLRHVAPCCLEALYKSEDDMSTIQKLLKDYENKTNVFLMRQKDTSIWATFISLLIVLSTFAEALSTVPAFDVNYTESEKQVLRKIGLFLNWDNATYKKILLTKPHPYLKLIDFLCNIVITLEYLISFIVCPNKKTFIISFIRICIVFGYLSYWTAFIMQSSGSKMFESETAIKAYTVLSYLTILKVTRLFYLAKRVPAFGIIGLTLRSSSQELKLLILMLGILVSIFGVLMFVAEYQHQSSKITNIFIGMYWALITVTTVGYGDYVPISPAGHVIAGACAVCGILILALPIGIVASSFCTFYNYRKYGRRHFQISIDGHKSTNR, via the exons ATGGAGAAATTGTGTAATTTGAGCAGAAGAGAAATTGTTCGAATAAATGTTGGAGGAACTGTTTTTCAGTGTTGTgcagatattttaaaaacatttccagAATCTTTCCTTGCCAGTCTAGAAAAACAAATGCCTAATCATGATAACAGTGAGTACATTTTTGACAGAAATCCGTTGATGTTTGCATACATACTTGATTCTTTTCGAAAAGGCTCAGTTCATCTGCCAAAAGATATTTGCGGAACTACTTTCATGGAAGAATTGGAATTTTGGGAAGTGTCCCTACGCCATGTTGCTCCGTGTTGCTTGGAGGCTTTATATAAAAGTGAGGATGACATGTCAACAATACAGAAACTTTTGAAAGATTATGAGAATAAAACGAACGTTTTTCTCATGCGACAAAAAGATACAAGC ataTGGGCAACATTTATATCACTTTTGATAGTTTTGTCCACATTTGCTGAAGCACTCTCCACCGTACCGGCATTTGATGTGAATTACACTGAGTCCGAGAAGCAGGTGTTGCGGAAGATAGGGCTGTTCCTAAATTGGGACAATGCCACGTACAAGAAAATATTGTTAACGAAACCACACCCATATCTGAAACTAATTGACTTTCTGTGCAATATTGTCATAACATTAGAATACTTGATAAGTTTTATTGTTTGTCCGAACAAAAAGACATTTATTATAAGTTTCATACGGATATGCATCGTGTTCGGATATCTTTCATATTGGACAGCATTTATAATGCAAAGCAGTGGTAGCAAAATGTTTGAGTCCGAGACGGCAATAAAAGCGTACACAGTGCTTTCGTATTTAACAATACTTAAGGTAACGCGTTTGTTTTATCTTGCAAAGCGTGTTCCAGCATTTGGTATAATTGGTTTGACACTAAGATCTTCGAGTCAGGAGTTAAAACTACTTATTTTGATGCTTGGCATATTAGTAAGTATTTTTGGTGTCTTGATGTTTGTTGCTGAATATCAACATCAGAGTTCAAAAATAACTAACATATTTATTGGAATGTATTGGGCCTTGATCACAGTTACAACAGTAGGTTACGGCGACTACGTTCCGATTTCACCAGCTGGTCACGTGATAGCTGGGGCGTGTGcagtatgtggtatattgatTCTCGCTTTACCGATTGGAATTGTTGCATCATCCTtttgtacattttacaattatCGTAAATATGGTAGAAGGCATTTCCAGATTTCCATAGACGGCCATAAATCAACAAATAGATAA